CTACACTTAGGTAACAGTAAACCTGTATGCCATGTAAGCTAGATGACATTTATTAATCCTAATTTTTCCCTAACCTAACAATTAATGTGAAACATGCAACTCGCCTCACCTCAAGATTTCTCCTCATCCGATTGAGAGCATGGGGGCTCAGAATTAACAAAGAAGTCATCCACTGAAATGAAAACAAAGGTACCTTGGTTAAATCAAAACTAGAACTTCACTTTGAAAAGCAATAGCAGAAAATTCCAGATAGATTCCAGCAGTACGTGGGTATATAGTATAACGTGTTATTTCAGAAACAAGATGCTACTAATATGTGCCAAATTCAATTCTCTATAGTATAAGGTGTTCTACTAATTAATCTaattcatgaaattttgattttattctaaTGTCCACCTTTGTAGTTTTGATGTTTTACCTTGCCTTCTGTTTCTGTTTTGCCTCTTTTAAGCAGATTTTGTAGTGTTTCATAATATCCTATAGATTGCATACATTGAATATGTATTCTGAacttttaataacaataatagtaaATCAAGCTTTTATGAAGTCCAAACAATTTTATCAacagaaaaacaagaaaattgtATCAGGAACCCTATAGAGTGCCATAGGGATCCAActaaaatactttatttttttcctctgtTTCCTGTACATATCTTTGAAAACAGGAAATGGATTGAAAATAAGGTGGCaagtttgtaaaataaaaatgaaaacagaagtAAATAGACCCTAAACTACAGGCACATATAGATTAATTTAAcctttatttatgtatttcacAGGAGCCCTATTACGCTGAGTCACTAATTCAACCCTGACAATTACTCTTGCTCATGGAGTCGGTGGTGGTCTAGAACTTGGATCCTATTTGATTGTCAGCTCACTATTGTTGGACCACTACTACTATTCATCAACAGTTTTAAAATTTAggacatttaaaaataagatatatatgtatttaacaTTACCTATATCCTGTTGATCAGGAGATTCTAGCAAAATGTCTGAATCAGATGGCAAAAATGGTGAACCAGGATAGTTTCCCAGAGCTCCTAGATCTGCAAAGAACTCAAGACAGTAAAAGCAAGAAGAGACCAACAATGattgaacatatataaaatcttGATTATAATCCTTGACTGCATTTAGTCATTTCAAAAATGATTATCTGTCATTTACTTTGAACCAATAGCAGTCAGACATTAATACCTACATCAGATATGTTATGATAACTACATAAAGTATAATAACTGTTCTTCACAGAACACTGAGAACAGATAAACTaccgtaccccattgcccagaggctcttcgctatgcgaaggtatgggggagggatattgtacgcagccttacccttgcatatgcaaagaggctgtttccggattcgaacccatgaccaacaagtcaccaaggcacaactttaccgctgcaccagggctcgccctcaaaaAGACCAAGTCTAATTTTCTCTAAATTCAATATTGATAGTAAATGCTTCCTGCTTTTTTGTTATTACTGAGTCCAATAGTTTCACCTTTTTCTTATCAAATATTCAGAATACTTTGGGCAGATCAAGGACATAACAGATCACAAACTCAACACATGTTGTACATCTCAAACAACTTCACTCTACGATGACATCAAACTAACTTTAACTGCATACCTAAAAGTGAATCAGAGAGTCAAACAAGAAATTACCTCCCAAGTTTGGCAAATCAGCCGTTAGATCAGATAAGCTAAAATTCCACTGAATTTGATCCAGCGATCTGGAAATTCCATTTCCACCATCTGGTGCAAGCTGTAGTCCTACTGAACTTACCACATCAGATGTAAATGCTGTATCAAGAGCTGATGCGTCTGCGCCCATTCCTGATATTTCTGAGGCACTGAAGGCGAAATGACCACTGGATGCTACTGATGTCGGACTTACTGGCATTTCTGAGACAGACGACATTGTACCATTTGGTGGAATAACAGGAGCCATATCGGGAGCACTGTGGTCCACCACCATACTTcaacaaggacaaaacaaagcaggttacttttaaaataacataaggAAGGTCCTCtacatcaaattaatttaactaatatttaaGTGCATGACAACTATAACAATCTGGGCAAAAATGTGCATTATGCAGAAACACACAAACAGTTAGAAATACATTATCAGTCACACAACTAAGCATTTCATTGATGAAATCAATTACTATTTAACCACAAAACACACCTTTAAACATTTCAGACAACTTAAAAAGCTAGACATGTAAACAATCTTAATTGTAATATTGACCTCTATATGAGTAACATAAAGGAATTATGTGTAGTTGAGAAAGTTCTCACTCATTCCCAGAATTCATCCGAATGGGGTGAAAGTTTCCTGGGGCAGGGACTCCGTTAACTACATGACAACTTGATATACCACAACCCATGGAGTCAATATGAGGTTGACCTGTTGCTGGCATGGGAGGCTGCTGTAGCACTGGATATCCCATAGGTAGGTTGTTGGCTGCACTGCAAACAAATAGTGTTAAAGAATATTGCAGGGAAATGAGAAAAAGATAAAGCAAAGTGAACTTATGCATGTATAATCTAGTCCATCTTTTAAGACTGAAATGTACTAAGCAATAAACACAAAAAGATTATGTAAAACACTCAAATACTCGCAGgccaataaaatatttacaatcacTAATACAGCAAAATATATCCCCAGGAATCCATCAAAAATAACACTCAACcaagaaatatataaaaggtTTCCTTTCCTCAACTGAGAGAAATAGAAAGCCAGCAATTAATAGACTAACAAGAAAATACCAGGGTTTCCAATGTTTGTTCAGAATACAAAAAAGGAAAGTTTCCAAACAATCATAAGAACAATCTTGTAATAGCACTAATAATTGAACATTTCTCAATTACTCAAACTTCTTAACAAACCAGAGTTTTTGATAAATCCAAACATTAACATCTGGAGTAAAATCAGGCAGCATCATAAATAATACTCAggataatgtttttaattactGATATAGCAAAGCCTCTATGGTTTTAAGGAATTTCCAAGAATCCTGAGAATCTTCATACtattttttcattctcataaAGTGAGGAAAGTATCAGTTAAGACCTTTTTCATGAGACATGATCTATGATTTGCTCCGTGTTGTTGGCCATGAAGTATAGAGTGTTGAGCAAGATTACATAACATGAGAAGTGAAATGTAAGTGCCATCACTCAAGTCTCAACTCACAGTTTACTTTAAGtcgtgcaaattgcaaagaggTGAAGATATTTTGGATttaaacacacacatatacacaCTGATGAGAGGGCAAGAATTTACCAGGCATTGGATGGATTCCATTCTGTATTGGAGCCAATGGAACCTTTGCAGGCATTGGACACTTCATCAGATGATACTGATGCTCAAGTAAATGATTGAATAATAgtatttgctttttcaattttagtctgATATAGTAGGCCCTGAAAAAATCGGCATTCTCTTCTTCCAACTTCTGCCATACTGAATTAAAAAGGATCAATTACAAAGCATTGAAAGCAATGGGACATGAGTTTGCATCCACTTATAAAAGGTACAGAAAATATACAAGAATGCAAATAATGCCAtgttttttctaaaagaaaaatgtctCAACTATCAAACTACGATGATTTCAATGTAATCAAACAGAGAAACACATGGATCAGATAACCAGtttgattaaataaaacatggaaAATCAATAAGAAGGATACAAAGGTTTTCTATggatagaaaatacaatagactattattaattacaatttacaatGCAATACATAAATGGCATGACAGAGACCTTAAGAGTTAAGATGCCTACCAAGAGTTGTGAATCCAGGATCTATCTTTGCCCGAGTCAGTAATGTTTTAACCACTTCATCTTTATTCATATATAACTGTAGGCATCTTTCTATTAAATTCTGGACCTACAAAAAGGAGGAAAAAAGAAGATTAGCTTCCACAAATTATccttatattcttttatttatttatttatttttttgaaaggcacAAATTATCCTTTTATAAAATACAATCCACATGACATAGGATGCAAGTGGAAAAGTAGGCAATAACAGAAAACTAGTCAAATGTTTAGCAAAGAATACATATCCTTACAAATTCAATATCCTGCCGTGAAACTTTTTTGCTGTCATTACTTGTAGCAGATGCTGATCCTGTGTCTGTAACAGGAGCATCAGTTGTGTGATTGTTTGGTTGTTCACTCTTGGGCTCATGAGAAGCTTGAGTCGACGACTGTAATTCTTCCGAGCTCTGCAAATCCATAAAAGAATAgctttgtttaattataatatatgcaAGCAGCTACGAGTGCTACAAAGGAAATCTAGAAGATTGGGCAGAGTTTGCATCACTGTGAGAGTAGAAAGCCAGAAAGTATTCTTTAATACTGAATACAACAGGACCAAAAcacattaaattttagagatttAAATATGTACACATTAGTTTTTGCTTAACAAACCATTACAACAAAATAGACAACTGGAAATGACATGgacatttaagtttttttcaGGGAAATAGTAAATTTTGCCACTCACTAACCTCCACCACGGTCAATTGTGAGAAAAGAATTATATCACTGCCGTTAATAAAGTAATACACCTTCAAACTTATCCAGGTAGATTCCTATTATATGACAATTAGATTCAGCAGGATTCTGTCTCCCGTTTAACTTATTCGTAGTTATTGCTGGCCACACCAGCAACAGATAACAAAACACCATGGAAAACCTCCAtttcttcaaatttcaaaaacacaaatGATCATCTCCGTGTATTACTGTAAAATTCCTTATATTAACAAGCACTCCTTTTCTCTCATCATGTCAACCCCTTGGTCCACAAGTGCACATCAGATCAGGGTTTTCCCCCAAAACAGGGTAAATATATGCATATATTGATTGAATTACGTAATTTTCCAAGGATAAATTGGTGCTTTTCTCAGCAAACAGCGCGGGTTGGTTATAACTGTATTTTAAAAGGAACCATATCATGAATATATATTCTCAGCATTGAAAGCCAATACATCCAAGTGCATTAGATCCATAAAATTAACCATTGTGATAGTGGATATGGCAAACAATGTACCAACTgccaagataaaaaaaaaacatataataggAGAACCTGCAAGTTCTTCATTTCAGCAGAAACAAGGCTGACTGCATGTCTTTCAGGGATTTAAGTAATCACTTACTGCCTTCGAATTCAAGATTGTTTGCATTTATGTCAATGAAACCCCGAGTTGAAGAAATCTTCATATAAATCAAAAGGAGTAATGAGAGAATGGTAAACCATACCATTTAAATAAGGAAGTGGTTCTTTAAGTCAACAAAAACCATCTACAAAGAAATTCATATCAAAATACCCTCGATCAAATATGAGAAATAGTATCTTCTACATCAGAGAGAACTTCATATGGTAAAGAAAATGTAACTGTCACTTGCCTGTACTGTtacaaaaactttaaaaaaaaaggtccaTTAATTGTACGTTTTAAAATGAGAAGTTTCTCCAAAAGGAAGGATGACAGTTACATTTATTACTACACTAAATAAAGTAGACATAGGCAAACTAGGGCAGCAAGTTAGAGATGCTGTAAAACACTACAATTACcatagccttttttttttcagtcaaCTTAGCAATTTCAACATTCCTTTTGACAGAATAAATCAGAAGTGCAGCCACAGCTTTTaagatgaatttcaaatttcttcAGCAAGAAtagttaaaaatcaaagtcGGTTATGGTTCACCATAAGACTAGGCAATAATTAACATCACAATTTTAACAGCCACGAGAAAAGGGGAGGAGGGAATGCAATGATGCAGTACTTTCAGAAAAATTGCAGTCGGTGAAACAATGCCTATCTACAATTGATTCAAATGGTAGAAAtacagaaggaaaaaaaaacaaccttTTTCAAATCtcaaaaaatgaaaggaatagttaaacaaatttgaaaCAAACCAGATCTCGATTGCCgataagaaattaagaattgaAGGGGAAGCAGCACAAGGATTCATCAAGCAAACAACTCCTTCAAAAGGAATAAACTTTTTGAGccacaaaacaacaaagaagcTCCAATGCCCCAAAAAACAAACACCCcatgaagcaaaaaaaaaaagggaaatgaAGATCTAGCAAATATATTACCTCACACACCAGTTCCTGAATCTGCAAACAAAaacacaagaagaagaaaaaaaaaatagcagaaCACTGTAATTTTTATCGACGAATTTAAAAAACCCCACCAGCTAATTCAAGCTTAATTAGCTTGAAAAAGATGCATCAACTCatggaaagggaaaaagaatgaaaatttggAAAAACTGGTAAGTGGGTTGAGGTTGAGGCTGAAGTTGAAGGAATGAAGAAGTGTGGAGAGTGAACAATAATAGCATTTGAGGTTTAAGGAGATATTTTGAAAACGGTGGAAAATGATATTTACATTAGGGACACAACAAGTCTGAGTAACAATGAGGATTCTGCAAGAAAATTACAGAGAGAGGGTTGTTCTGTGCAAAAGGTGaaatgaaagtaaaagagataGCGTGTGGGAAATTTTTGAATAatcagaaaaatcaaatttggaagaaaaataatatatatatatatatatattcttgaagGAAAGTATATTTTTAGGACGAAAACTCACGAGACTAATCATAGAAATCACCAAAGTCATTTTATCTCtgcaaacaaaattaaatttttttatcaatattctttgaaagtaagatatttttattatcaaaattatgaGACTAATCAtcgaggaaaaaaaattatgaaataaatatgGTAAATCAtctattaattatgttatttcttttatatatatatatatatatatatatatatatatatatatatatatatatatatatatatatatatatatatatatatatatatatatatatttatctatatatatgggAGAGAGACCTCGCGGGACACGCGCGGgatatttctttatatatatatctatatatatatatatatatatagagtagtgaaaatgattttatatatatatatatatatatatatatatatatatatatatatatagatatatatatatatattggtagtaaaaaataaataattaatatataataaaatataaaattttcaaaaaaaattatataaatttgtcTCAATTTAGGTATCATTGTAtaaattcaagcatattttaCTCAATAAGTCGGTCTtaacatttttcaaatttaacaagATATTCTCATAGACCATagttgagatgagatgattaTTTTAgactgaaattaatttttaattggcaTATTGTGCGTACGTAGCCCACAGCACTGCATCAACCCAAAATCAAAAGTGTTGACCAATGTCAAACACCTAAACACAAATTTCCTAAGACacatttggaaataataaatcatacatTGATACAGAGTAAGATTACTTTatcattacattaaaaataacttaagcaATGAATttgattaagattttaaaagatttttatatgaaaaaaaattgaaatattcaatcaaaacttttaaataaaataaataacttttatcatattcaatcaagatttttaaataagataaataaattttgtaatattgaATCTTATTTTTGATCTTGTGCCAAATAATCCAATCCAACTCAAACACTTATAAATATATCTAATGTTAGTGTAATaggtaaaaaattaataaatatatttatcactTGTTCATAATGTATCGATTTTGTTAAAATCTTTTATCACCATAGAGAGATTTCAAACTTTGATCCATAATTTGAGTTACTCTTGTAAGTTAGTTAAACACAATGATTTTATCTTAAacacttcaaaattaattttaaacattttatcttaATGGTGTTTGTCCCAGGGATAAAACGTTTATCAAATCCAATTAAGCATATGATTAAAGGGCTTAATTTGTATAGCCTCTTATTAAGGATGTTCCTACCTTATAAAGGATCGGATAGCCACTGGCATGGGCTTGCTCCACAGAAAACAAAGCAACAATGTGTGTCTTTCCCCTTTTGAAGAGTTGATTTGCAGGGTGTGAAAAAGAAGGGAAGGAATGAAGTGCAAAAGCCATGACATTGGTCATTGATTGGCCTGGCCTAATTAGAGGATCTATGGAAAATGACAAAAGCACTTAATGCAGTCCCAAGTTGTTGATTTTTTGTGTTCATTTCATAGTCATCCCTTACCTACGCAACGCAAGTGTGAAGTGTGCCTCTCTGCCACCActattcatttattaatttcttgccATTCCCAATTAGTGCCCCCACTCCTTCTGCGTGGTCCAACCCTCTCCCCATACCCACCTGCGTCTTCAACTTCCTCCATATCGCATTTCATGAATCTTATTCTAAAGGAACTATACTTTATATATTCACTCTTCGCTAAGctaagtatttttctttttgttgttaaCAAGTATTCTTGGGGGTATGAttaacaaactaaaaaaataaaatatttattatgaaaatcataaaaaaaaaaatcatttggtgCATTCTAATAAAATGGTACAATGTGTATCGGTGTATGAAATATTTGTCAAGTGGATTTAACTTTAGAGATTGAATAGTATATGAGaattatcataaatatattattttttattctcatggataaaaatatatataaaatatgtaaattgaattttttaaaaaagatttttctaAGCTGTACAGCATTACACAGGTTAAATCTTATTAATTATCCACTTTTAACTAACTATAACTACCTAATTAATTGTGATTCTTTACAAAAAATTCTCTCTCCTAATTATGATACAAACTCACCTTCCTATATTAATATAATCTCTTTCTTTCCATCCATTAATAGAAATTTACCAACTCTTCAAATTgtacaattaaatatttttcctaaactAATTCCTTCGCATCCAATTCCAACAAAAGTGTAAAATTTGCTTCATGCTGAAAATAAACTTTGAATAAATTTGACATACAATAATTTATTCCAACAAAAACGTTTTTCTTACTAATgttgattgaaaattaaatactaattaaaatgattaaaaaattctgaacaattaattaattacactaacaaattcaacttttaaaatctcaaataaataatcatATGGCATATTACAGTACATTATTTACTTAGAGAAATTTTCAATAGTAAAATACTactactataatttttttagaatgcacaaaaaaaattgagagcTTTTATTCACTTTAAATTTTACATAGAGGTGTTAAGTCGACCTGACTTATTTAAGTTTACCTATGATAAGTTATTAATGAATTTCTAGGTTAAGTTAGGTTAGACCAGTTAATATTGGTaggctaatattttttttaaggaaagggttaaaattatgttaattaatttattattatattataaattatcaatttcgACATTAACATATTATGAACtcatatttgatatttaatatattttatgatttgatgTAATTCTTTGCAAATGTGTTTTACCCCTTAAactttgttgtttattttttttttagcatgAGGCTTTTTTTTCAACATCATAAATATTATGTGTGGAAGATAATTCCGTTAGAGTCAAATATGATTATTATATCATCCAGCAAAAAGAAAATAGGATTATTATAtccaaaaaaaatctttcaagtttaagattaatgattaaattaaaacaatttcagTTGATTTACGATATTGAAACtttatatatcaattttttttttttaaaaataaaatagtaaagttGGAAGCTGGGTAGGGGCAAATTAGCCCGTATGGGTTAATCATTTTTCATGTATGTTGGGGTTGGATTAAGTCGAACTAaaattgaaagtttttttttatattgggtTATTTAAGTTAACCTATTAAGttcaaccatttttttaaataaaagttcaacTAATTCTagtatcttcaatttttttctaaaagtatTATGCCATGttgactttaaaataaaatgttgacGAAATACATACCCGAGtctaatggaagaaaaaaaaaatgtttttacaaactagcaaatcatgattttttttttaaaagagacgCTCATGTTCAATATCCAAACATGTTttgagtaaaattatttattgcaaAAGATACttctaaggaaaaaaaaaacaacttataaCATTAAAAGAGTAAGTacaacaaacaatagtaatgaTTTATAGTTACACTGCATAAGtaataataaatatctttaagaTATTGGcgtaacaattttaaaaaataattcatatattatatattattttttaatgaataaataatcTCTATACtaccaatgtaaaaaaaaaatcacgttATTATCAAACCACAAATTAAtatgtaataaaagaaaaaagttagttcatttttagttttaagatATTGgtgtaacaattttaaaaaaataattcatatatctgatagtatttttttaatgagtaaataatttctatactaatgtaaaaaaatacactattatcaaatcaaaaattaatatgttataaaagaaaaaaaatatgttaatttttataattttacctaaaattcacatcaatgataataataactttaaattaaCTCACATAGTTATTAATAGTATTACTTCCGTTCTGAAATAAGTAttatatttgaagaaaaataatgttttaaaataattattacatcttactttttttaatgtaatattaattatttttttattaatattcttaataaatgttattttagtttttaaatctaatattactattttttttcatctaagattagttttgtaaaatcatgatttgtattatttatttattaatttttctgaatgtaaaagaattaaaatgatatttatctTGGGATGGATGGAATAACAATTTTGTTTGATAGGGTTAGGATGAAAGAGAAGGTTGTTCCATTATGGCTGAGAAGTGCACACGTGGCAGGTATTTAGCGGAGGATCGTGGTGGAGGCGTGACCGTTAATAGGTCAAATACAATAAAGAACGACTTTCAAAATTCCCGCTAAGATTTTCTCATCTTGTCTCTTTGCCTatctctctcaaatcattattttccaTAACTTGGACAATTAACTAGTcaacttttttcaatttttattatataaagatATTATTATAGTGTTTTAGGAGTTTTTAAATTCAACaggattttttaaatttgtttccttcaatttatttcctttatctctatttttaagttgaattttaatatttttcaaaaatattaaaatataatttatttattttaaatctagAATATAATTTACTCTCTTCGATCCTTTTCATAAGATCTAAATTAGATCTGAATTTAGTCCTTTTACAATAATCAATCTAAAATATTTCGTGTTGGTTACTTtaacaaaaatttcattaattatgagtatttttttttttggacaaaaTTTAGATACAGTGAGTAAGTGCTATTAGTGATCGATGTTCTctccaaataaatttaaagttttaccttgataatatccaaaataaagaaattcatTAAATGTCACTACAAAACTCCAAATCTAATTAGAGAACAACACCAAGAGTCTTATCATAGTAATTTGGAAAGGAAATTTGCTAAAAGAGTCTTTACATTGCCACTCTTATAAGAAAAACACAATCATATAAAAAGGTTCAAAACATATCCtcgatttttgtttgtttcatattattattgttcatgaattttttaatcttgaattattgagaacttgattttcttggacCTGCTTGAAAGCACGATAGATACAGGTCGAGATTATTGAGATTTGAAGGCAGGAGCCAAATATTGAGGTCTAAGATGCAAAAGAATTGTTTTGTCGGTGCTCATTCAACCGTGATTGCAAAGAGCATAttcgtttatttttttaagaaatctttattactttattattctatatatgtatttttttatttttataaaaaggaaaagagataaaaaaaaaagaggctaTTGGTTGTTACAAGACTCAGTTCGCCATTAAAATTTCTACACATTAAAAGCACGGTATATTAATTGAAGAGAGAGTATCGTTTTACGATtttaaatctataaataaaaattgacctGAGCATTAACTCATATAgtgaaattaattaactttaagTATGTTAATGATCtaagtataaattaataaaatgtttcCATCTGGTTAAGTTATCAAATTTAGACTAGATCCAGTCATAatgaatatatatgtgtgtcaaAAACAATTTGACTCGatgacacacacatatatatatatatatatatatatatatatatatatatatatatatatatatatatatatatatatatatatatatatatatatgtgtgtgtgtgaattaaATGTTATGTATAATTAACTACTAGAATTTTAAAAACCAGAaagtaaaattagaaaaacgtTCCATTATGTATTTCAAAATAACTTGTAgtacaaaaatatcatattaaataaaacgtATTATAATTTGAGCCATGAAATTTCTcgatttataactaattttttaaaaataattataatcttGGAAAAGTTCTGTAATGCCAAGATAAGTTAAAGTGAAACGTAACTTACTGACTTGTatctattttgaaaaatatgtgtAGGGTTTAATTAATTACTCGGTGATATATTTTGAATCAAAGTTTTTTatgatgtctttttttttttttatgatgtcgTTGTTGCGGTACTTGTGGTTGTTTGAGTATTTCAATTGTGTTTAAAAATTTGACCAAACATATTGCATTCATATAACTCTTTGTTTGTGTGGATGGCAGGAATTGGTCGGGTTGTATCTTCAGGTGgcattatcttttttttgtgAAGTTTTTTCCTAgatattaacaaaaatttaagtataatattataaatattctttgttaatgatattttaaattttcatcttaATAATTCGTGCATTGAAAGTCAATATTAAAGATGAACgtgaattattaaaataaaactataattgTTATGAAATAGCATCCACCTAAATCGGAACGAGATGTCTCGAAGGTACTCGTGTGATTGTAAACGTCCAACTAAAACACAAGTATATAAATAGGTCTGAGGTATGAAACAATTAAAACTTTCATTTTTCAGTACTCTCTATCTCTCCCATACATGCATTTGAGAGGCAAAGTGTTTC
The Glycine max cultivar Williams 82 chromosome 16, Glycine_max_v4.0, whole genome shotgun sequence genome window above contains:
- the LOC100809603 gene encoding uncharacterized protein isoform X1, whose translation is MKNLQSSEELQSSTQASHEPKSEQPNNHTTDAPVTDTGSASATSNDSKKVSRQDIEFVQNLIERCLQLYMNKDEVVKTLLTRAKIDPGFTTLVWQKLEEENADFFRAYYIRLKLKKQILLFNHLLEHQYHLMKCPMPAKVPLAPIQNGIHPMPANNLPMGYPVLQQPPMPATGQPHIDSMGCGISSCHVVNGVPAPGNFHPIRMNSGNDMVVDHSAPDMAPVIPPNGTMSSVSEMPVSPTSVASSGHFAFSASEISGMGADASALDTAFTSDVVSSVGLQLAPDGGNGISRSLDQIQWNFSLSDLTADLPNLGDLGALGNYPGSPFLPSDSDILLESPDQQDIVDDFFVNSEPPCSQSDEEKS
- the LOC100809603 gene encoding uncharacterized protein isoform X2 — translated: MSSEELQSSTQASHEPKSEQPNNHTTDAPVTDTGSASATSNDSKKVSRQDIEFVQNLIERCLQLYMNKDEVVKTLLTRAKIDPGFTTLVWQKLEEENADFFRAYYIRLKLKKQILLFNHLLEHQYHLMKCPMPAKVPLAPIQNGIHPMPANNLPMGYPVLQQPPMPATGQPHIDSMGCGISSCHVVNGVPAPGNFHPIRMNSGNDMVVDHSAPDMAPVIPPNGTMSSVSEMPVSPTSVASSGHFAFSASEISGMGADASALDTAFTSDVVSSVGLQLAPDGGNGISRSLDQIQWNFSLSDLTADLPNLGDLGALGNYPGSPFLPSDSDILLESPDQQDIVDDFFVNSEPPCSQSDEEKS
- the LOC100809603 gene encoding uncharacterized protein isoform X3, which translates into the protein MNKDEVVKTLLTRAKIDPGFTTLVWQKLEEENADFFRAYYIRLKLKKQILLFNHLLEHQYHLMKCPMPAKVPLAPIQNGIHPMPANNLPMGYPVLQQPPMPATGQPHIDSMGCGISSCHVVNGVPAPGNFHPIRMNSGNDMVVDHSAPDMAPVIPPNGTMSSVSEMPVSPTSVASSGHFAFSASEISGMGADASALDTAFTSDVVSSVGLQLAPDGGNGISRSLDQIQWNFSLSDLTADLPNLGDLGALGNYPGSPFLPSDSDILLESPDQQDIVDDFFVNSEPPCSQSDEEKS